A part of Aegilops tauschii subsp. strangulata cultivar AL8/78 chromosome 2, Aet v6.0, whole genome shotgun sequence genomic DNA contains:
- the LOC109732766 gene encoding uncharacterized protein: MQAPVTPAGSVSTGETPLQQPPVVISRSPSAATTTRRRLLVSVGGLLLVAAASNNASRRAAAAAVDSYDPVTEAERAASEAVSQRVGEAVQLLEAGRELQARGEFAGALASFTAVVSGYKELALSEYARVGRALVLYEIGDRDESITEMEDVSVALKGYPEIHAALAVALYADKHAPLLAEFQFNIATLLDPHYSDLAYVRDTKHWPPSLVASLNNFITLT; encoded by the coding sequence ATGCAGGCGCCCGTGACGCCGGCGGGCTCCGTCTCCACCGGAGAGACACCGCTTCAACAGCCACCCGTCGTCATCTCCAGGTCACCATCCGCCGCAACGACAACGAGGAGGCGGCTGCTCGTGTCCGTCGGTGGCCTGCTCCTCGTCGCCGCCGCGAGCAACAACGCCAGCAGGAGAGCGGCGGCGGCCGCGGTTGACAGCTACGACCCGGTGACCGAGGCGGAGCGCGCGGCGAGCGAGGCGGTGTCGCAGCGCGTCGGGGAGGCGGTCCAGCTGCTGGAGGCCGGGCGGGAGCTGCAGGCGCGCGGCGAGTTCGCGGGGGCGCTGGCGTCCTTCACAGCGGTGGTGAGCGGGTACAAGGAGCTGGCGCTGTCGGAGTACGCGCGGGTGGGGCGGGCGCTGGTGCTGTACGAGATCGGCGACCGCGACGAGTCCATCACGGAGATGGAGGACGTGTCGGTGGCGCTCAAGGGGTACCCGGAGATCCACGCGGCGCTGGCGGTGGCGCTGTACGCCGACAAGCACGCGCCCCTACTCGCCGAGTTCCAGTTCAACATCGCCACGCTGCTGGACCCGCACTACTCCGACCTCGCCTACGTCAGGGACACCAAGCACTGGCCGCCCAGCCTCGTCGCCTCCCTCAACAACTTCATCACACTCACctag
- the LOC109732767 gene encoding uncharacterized protein has translation MSSSGQDLISMRRRGGDGQKEIMEYEPPNNPTVKNFDDSLVLPAVIMEYKPPNNPTVENFDDSLVLPAVRHKRPISALMEFLKTKAEFQRPMSFLIDREYESVVIRVFVELVCPGGQSMDMDRAIKRHAHDIFSRFSGPIPLSFKEKLDGAVDDGTSVFDWVVSTFAQNMCPPLGKLAALLSDEQASSKLDQNFQLSVISELIYALRARLGRPHNDEFLKPESPYVDSVFPRVVLRWGCRSALIVYSRIKKELQRQVGELINREDNSSELWFNYYGVCSGASMEDAIRTSATKIFKRYFGRIPQWYKKMEAKRTDEMKDETDDETDDEVEGFNLNVSLYCEDICRQVEELLGLVSVDKTPQIEQLLRIAYEIKDFKRNLAKVGWVLEGLGDGGMRQK, from the exons ATGAGCTCGTCCGGCCAG GATCTTATTTCCATGAGGAGAAGAGGCGGCGACGGCCAGAAGGAGATCATGGAGTATGAaccacccaacaacccgacggTGAAGAATTTCGACGACTCATTAGTGCTGCCAGCCGTAATCATGGAGTACAAaccacccaacaacccgacggTGGAGAATTTCGATGACTCATTAGTGCTGCCAGCCGTAAGACACAAGAGACCCATAAGCGCTCTAATGGAATTCTTAAAGACCAAAGCAGAGTTCCAGAGGCCAATGAGCTTTCTCATCGACAGGGAATATGAGAGTGTTGTTATTCGGGTTTTTGTTGAGCTTGTATGCCCGGGAGGCCAAAGTATGGATATGGACCGTGCGATCAAGAGGCATGCACATGATATCTTTAGCCGCTTTTCTGGTCCCATCCCGTTGAGCTTCAAGGAGAAGCTAGATGGGGCAGTTGATGACGGGACGAGTGTTTTCGACTGGGTGGTGTCCACGTTCGCCCAGAACATGTGTCCGCCTCTGGGAAAACTCGCAGCTCTGCTCTcagatgaacaagcatcaagcaAACTTGATCAAAATTTTCAATTGTCTGTGATTTCAGAACTCATCTATGCTTTAAGGGCCAGGCTGGGGAGGCCACACAATGATGAGTTTTTGAAGCCCGAATCACCGTACGTCGACTCGGTGTTTCCGAGAGTGGTACTACGGTGGGGGTGCAGAAGCGCCCTCATTGTATACTCACGCATCAAGAAAGAGCTGCAGAGGCAGGTGGGCGAGCTCATCAACAGGGAAGACAACAGTAGTGAGCTTTGGTTCAATTATTACGGTGTCTGCTCAGGAGCAAGCATGGAGGATGCAATCAGGACAAGTGCAACTAAAATCTTCAAGAGATATTTTGGCCGCATCCCGCAGTGGTACAAGAAGATGGAGGCTAAGAGGACTGATGAGATGAAGGACGAGACAGATGATGAGACAGATGATGAGGTAGAAGGTTTCAACCTCAATGTGTCCTTGTATTGCGAGGACATATGCAGGCAGGTAGAAGAACTCCTAGGTCTGGTCTCAGTTGACAAAACTCCACAAATTGAGCAATTGCTTCGGATTGCATATGAGATCAAGGATTTTAAGCGCAACCTGGCTAAAGTGGGTTGGGTGCTAGAGGGGCTGGGGGACGGGGGCATGCGACAGAAATGA